Proteins from a single region of Phalacrocorax carbo chromosome 31 unlocalized genomic scaffold, bPhaCar2.1 SUPER_31_unloc_2, whole genome shotgun sequence:
- the ZC3H4 gene encoding zinc finger CCCH domain-containing protein 4 isoform X3, with protein sequence MSEDSGKNFPPIGVCCENDSFLTDMASPPRTRSDSPREDGELEEGELEDDGGEEAQDPSESQERGRKEKGEKHHSDSDDEKAHRRMKRKRRKEREKEKRRSKKKRKSKHKRHASSSDDFSDYSEDSDFSPAEKGHRKYREYSPPYSSSHQQYPSSHGAPMQKKSYSKLESKSYGMYEDYENEEYGQYEGEEDEDLGKEDYDDFAKELNQYRRAKEGSHRGRGGRGRGRGYRGRGGRGGMRGGRGMGRGNRGRGRGDHPEEEEEMYDEEMDYCDNEEPVGDDDYDDYSKELSQYRRSKESRGRGLNRGRGRGPRGRGNKGMGRGRGRGGSRSGMGKGGGMNEDDDYYDDDMGDGGGGGNYRRNDHDKPHQQSDKKGKVICKYFVEGRCTWGDHCNFSHDIELPKKRELCKFYITGYCARAENCPYMHGDFPCKLFHTTGNCINGDDCMFSHDPLTEETRELLDKMLADDAEAGAEDEKEVEELKKQGINPLPKPPPGVGLLPTPPRPPGPPAPTSPNGRLMPGGPPPPPPPPLPPPGPQMPPPLHEPLSPQQLQQQQDMYKKIPSLFEIVVRPTGQLAEKLGVRHPGPPPPRFPGPGGPPGPMPGPMHPDMHPDMHPDMHPDMHPDMHPDMHPDMHPDMHPDMPMGPGMNPGPPMGPGPPMMPYGPDDSPHSGMMPPVPSAPGFYDNFYQQQEGLEMDHGMMGDPEDYGGYEEMEGPPGEHLFPDPSLDHDALCEGGAPGLAKAPGAVPDFMPSAQRALYLRIQQKQQEEEERARRLAESSKQDRENEEGDTGNWYSSDEDDGGSSVTSILKTLRQQSSGRAHGQPSHGEMGPPSGVSDPRLQKAPAGGSARPADPRLRDPRLSRAADLSVPALPGDSGPTDPRLARHVPASAPKPEAPHSGGQKAAPLPDEEEGERVLRDKPVNVPLDPLPGHSLRDPRSQLQQFSHIKKDVVLHKPNFARMILWSPEDLIPLPLPKQEFIPVPAALQSMPALDPRLSRAQAGLSDPRQRGGSAPGDAGSSPGAGLPDFELLSRILKTVNAAGGPAAGPSDKPSDPRVRKAPADPRLQKSAETGLSRVPKATDPASGGEAAPAIAPYDPRLLTAGGGSKGGGQSSVLSAISLYDPRTPGSGGKASEPPTESASSSKPSDCAKTAGKTKEPLFVRRSALDQPEPEKASAESATDRYNSYNRPRAKAAAAGAAGAPSPGPETSPQPGLHNLPVPPVYGMVKPSGKAGPGSPFAGASPARDGEPQDAASLKDVFKGFDPTASPFCQ encoded by the exons ATGAGCGAGGATTCAGGGAAGAATTTTCCCCCAATCGGTGTTTGCTGCGAAAACGATAGTTTCTTAACAGACATGGCTTCTCCGCCGCGTACCCGCAGCGACTCTCCACG GGAGGATGGAGAGCTGGAAGAAGGGGAGCTGGAGGACGACGGAGGGGAGGAGGCGCAGGATCCCTCCGAATCTCAGGAGAGGGGCcggaaggagaaaggggagaagCATCACAGCGATTCGGATGACGAGAAGGCCCATCGACGGATGAAGCGCAAGCGTcggaaagagagagagaaggagaagaggagatccaagaagaaaaggaaatccaAACACAAG CGCCACGCTTCTTCCAGCGATGACTTCTCCGATTACAGCGAGGACTCCGACTTCAGCCCCGCCGAGAAGGGGCACAGAAAGTACAGGGAATACAGCCCCCCCTACTCCTCC TCCCACCAGCAGTACCCGTCCTCTCACGGCGCTCCCATGCAGAAGAAGAGCTACTCCAAACTGGAGAGCAAGAGTTACGGCATGTACGAGGACTACGAGAACGAGGAGTACGGCCAGTACGAGGGGGAAGAGGACGAAGACCTGGGGAAGGAGGATTACGATGACTTTGCGAAAGAGCTGAATCAGTACCGGCGAGCGAAGGAGGGCTCTCACCGGGGCCGAG gtggccggggccggggccgaggGTACCGCGGGCGCGGCGGCAGAGGCGGCATGAGAGGAGGCCGAGGCATGGGCCGGGGGAACCGCGGCCGAGGCCGAGGCGACCACcccgaggaagaggaggagatgtACGACGAAGAGATGGAT TACTGCGACAACGAGGAGCCCGTCGGCGACGACGACTACGACGACTACTCCAAGGAGCTGAGCCAGTACCGCAGGAGCAAGGAGAGCCGCGGCCGGG GTTTAAATCGAGGACGGGGTCGCGGCCCCAGAGGACGAGGAAATAAAGGAATGGGCAGGGGCCGAGGCAGAGGCGGGAGCAGGAGCGGAATGGGGAAAGGCGGGGGAATGAATGAAGACGACGATTACTACGACGACGACATGGGA GACGGAGGGGGCGGTGGGAATTACCGGCGGAACGACCACGACAAGCCCCACCAGCAGTCGGATAAGAAAGGGAAAGTGATCTGCAAATACTTTGTGGAAGGCAGATGTACCTGG GGCGACCACTGCAATTTCAGTCACGACATcgagctaccaaagaaacggGAACTGTGCAAGTTCTACATCACCGGCTACTGCGCCAGGGCTGAAAACTGCCCTTACATGCACG GGGACTTCCCCTGCAAGCTGTTCCACACCACGGGCAACTGCATCAACGGGGACGACTGCATGTTCTCCCACGACCCGCTCACAGAGGAGACGCGAGAGCTCCTCGACAAG ATGCTGGCGGACGACGCGGAAGCCGGGGCGGAGGATGAGAAAGAAGTCGAAGAGCTAAAAAAACAGGGCATCAACCCTCTTCCCAAACCGCCCCCAGGGGTGGGCTTGTTACCCACCCCCCCTCGCCCTCCCGGGCCGCCGGCTCCGACGTCTCCCAACGGGAGGCTGATGCCCGGCGgccctcctccgccgccgccgccgccgctccctccGCCGGGGCCGCAGATGCCTCCCCCGCTGCACGAACCCCTCTCgccgcagcagctccagcaacaGCAGGACATGTACAAGAAGATCCCGTCGCTCTTCGAGATCGTCGTGCGACCGACGGGGCAGCTGGCCGAGAAGCTGGGCGTGAG GCACCCAGGTCCGCCTCCCCCCAGGTTCCCCGGGCCCGGAGGACCCCCAGGACCAATGCCCGGACCCATGCACCCCGACATGCACCCGGACATGCACCCCGACATGCACCCGGACATGCACCCGGACATGCACCCCGACATGCACCCCGACATGCACCCGGACATGCACCCGGACATGCCGATGGGGCCGGGAATGAATCCGGGCCCTCCCATGGGTCCCGGACCCCCCATGATGCCCTACGGACCGGATGATTCCCCCCATTCCGGCATGATGCCGCCCGTCCCGTCGGCTCCCGGTTTCTACGATAATTTTTACCAGCAGCAGGAAGGTTTGGAGATGGATCACGGCATGATGGGAGACCCGG aagACTACGGCGGTTACGAGGAGATGGAAGGACCTCCGGGGGAGCACCTCTTCCCCGACCCGTCCTTGGATCACGATGCTCTGTGCGAAGGGGGCGCGCCCGGCTTGGCGAAAGCGCCGGGCGCCGTCCCCGACTTCATGCCGTCGGCGCAACGAGCCCTTTACCTGAGaatccagcagaagcagcaagaggaagaggagagagcgCGAAGGCTCGCCGAGAGCAGCAAGCAGGACCGCGAAAACGAGGAAG gCGACACCGGTAACTGGTATTCCAGCGACGAAGACGACGGCGGAAGCAGCGTCACCTCCATATTGAAGACCCTGAGGCAACAAAGCTCCGGCAGAGCCCACGGCCAACCCTCCCACGGAGAAATGGGGCCTCCCTCCGGCGTGAGCGACCCTCGCCTGCAAAAAGCTCCGGCGGGGGGCAGCGCTCGGCCTGCCGACCCGCGGCTACGCGACCCCCGGCTCTCCCGAGCCGCCGACCTCTCCGTCCCGGCCCTCCCCGGCGACTCGGGGCCCACCGACCCCCGGCTCGCGCGGCACGTTCCCGCCTCCGCCCCCAAACCAGAAGCTCCTCATTCCGGCGGCCAGAaagcggccccgctccccgaCGAGGAGGAAGGCGAAAGGGTTTTACGGGATAAACCGGTCAACGTCCCCCTGGATCCTCTCCCGGGCCATTCCCTGCGGGATCCCCGCTCGCAGCTGCAGCAGTTCAGCCACATCAAGAAAGACGTCGTCCTCCACAAACCCAACTTCGCCCGGATGATCCTGTGGAGCCCGGAGGATCTGATCCCGCTCCCGCTCCCAAAGCAGGAGTTTATCCCCGTCCCGGCGGCCCTTCAATCCATGCCCGCCCTCGATCCGCGGCTCAGCAGGGCCCAGGCGGGTCTTTCGGATCCCCGGCAGAGGGGGGGAAGCGCGCCGGGGGACGCCGGCTCCTCGCCGGGCGCCGGCCTCCCCGATTTCGAGCTCCTCTCGAGGATATTAAAGACGGTGAACGCCGCCGGCGGCCCGGCGGCCGGCCCGAGCGACAAGCCCAGCGACCCCCGGGTGCGAAAAGCCCCCGCCGACCCCAGGTTACAAAAATCCGCCGAAACGGGGCTTTCCCGCGTCCCTAAAGCCACCGATCCGGCGTCGGGCGGCGAGGCCGCCCCGGCCATCGCTCCCTACGACCCCCGGCTGCTGacggccggcggcgggagcaAAGGCGGCGGGCAGAGCAGCGTGTTGAGCGCCATCAGCCTCTACGATCCCAGGACTCCGGGCTCGGGCGGCAAAGCTTCCGAGCCGCCGACCGAGAGCGCCTCGTCCTCCAAACCCTCGGATTGCGCCAAAACCGCCGGCAAAACCAAGGAGCCCCTCTTCGTCCGGCGCTCGGCTTTGGATCAACCCGAACCGGAGAAGGCGAGCGCCGAATCCGCTACGGACAGGTACAACAGCTACAACCGGCCTCGCGCCAAagcggcggccgccggcgccgccggcgccccctcccccggcccggaAACGTCCCCCCAGCCCGGGTTGCACAACCTGCCCGTCCCTCCCGTGTACGGGATGGTCAAACCCAGCGGCAAAGCGGGGCCGGGGAGCCCCTTCGCGGGGGCCAGCCCGGCGCGGGACGGCGAGCCGCAGGACGCCGCCTCCCTCAAGGACGTCTTCAAGGGCTTCGATCCGACGGCCTCCCCCTTCTGCCAGTAG